Proteins from one Pagrus major chromosome 1, Pma_NU_1.0 genomic window:
- the ufsp2 gene encoding ufm1-specific protease 2 has translation MVVSDSQSSDTGTILRVRGPLELKCQLDSTDVPFMHKVISRTFETLHSQVKSESCVLTVCDSPVIIWPNRGVHATPDEITPNTLCEDLQQWIQTDGQESAGKRSAKKKSKKSSSVSIINLRLMMEATKTGPLPPPILSRTIQKSHFLSTTLPMDCVIRTACNDTIKDAFERLVEALTHQLCEMEKVILQHMKGTTLLVPEPLHFLLPEPKGLVTVVYPAGVPDSQLETQRKELHQQFELLDDWPYFRRANAYHFPNEPYRDGYLRNPHLVLTHPTLDNGRVYLVQGIYSYHHYMQDHMDDNGWGCAYRSLQTICSWFEQQGYTEQPVPTHKEIQQALVDVGDKQKSFVGSRQWIGSIEVQAVLNQLLEVTSKIMFVSQGSELASKGRELANHFLTEGTPVMIGGGVLAHTILGVAWSETTGQIRYLILDPHYTGAEDLQVITDKGWCGWKGPDFWDQTAYYNLCLPQRPKTI, from the exons ATG GTTGTCTCTGACTCCCAGTCCTCCGACACAGGGACAATCCTTCGTGTCAGAGGGCCGCTAGAGCTCAAATGTCAGCTGGACAGCACAGATG tACCATTCATGCACAAAGTCATCTCGAGAACATTCGAGACGCTTCACTCTCAGGTGAAATCTGAATCCTGTGTTCTCACAGTCTGTGACAGTCCTGTTATTATTTGGCCAAACAGAGGTGTTCATGCAACACCTGATGAAATAACTCCAAACACACTGTGTGAAGACTTACAACAATGGATACA gaCCGATGGACAAGAGAGCGCAGGCAAGAGatctgcaaaaaagaaaagcaaaaaaagttcATCAGTG AGCATCATAAACCTTCGACTGATGATGGAGGCGACAAAGACTGGCCCGCTTCCACCCCCGATCCTCAGCAGAACCATCCAGAAATCCCACTTCCTCTCTACAACTCTTCCCATGGACTGTGTGATCCGCACCGCCTGCAACGACACAATCAAAGA TGCCTTTGAGCGTCTGGTGGAGGCGCTGACTCATCAGCTGTGTGAGATGGAGAAAGTGATCCTGCAGCACATGAAGGGGACGACGCTGCTGGTACCTGAACCGCTTCACTTCCTCCTGCCAGAGCCCAAAGGACTCGTGACCGTGGTTTACCCTGCAGGAGTGCCTGACAGCCAACTAGAGACACAACGTAAG GAACTGCATCAACAGTTTGAGCTGCTAGATGACTGGCCCTATTTCAGAAGAGCCAATGCGTACCACTTTCCCAATGAGCCCTACAGAGATGGTTACCTCCGAAACCCTCACCTGGTCCTTACACATCCCACTCTGGACAATGGAAGG GTGTACTTGGTCCAGGGGATCTACAGCTACCACCACTACATGCAGGACCACATGGATGATAATGGCTGGGGCTGTGCTTATCGCTCCCTCCAGACCATCTGCTCCTGGTTCGAGCAGCAAGGCTACACAGAGCAGCCTGTGCCCACACACAAGGAGATCCAACAG GCTTTGGTGGAtgttggagacaaacagaaGTCTTTTGTTGGATCACGACAGTGGATCGGATCCATCGAGGTTCAGGCTGTTCTGAATCAGCTGCTCGAGGTCACCTCCAAGATCATGTTTGTGAG TCAAGGCTCTGAGTTGGCCTCCAAAGGAAGAGAACTGGCAAACCACTTCCTTACTGAAGGGACTCCTGTCATGATTG gAGGGGGAGTTTTAGCTCACACTATTCTTGGGGTAGCATGGAGCGAGACCACCGGGCAGATCCGCTATCTCATCTTAGATCCACACTACACCGGAGCAGAGGACTTACAGGTTATCACAGACAAG GGCTGGTGCGGCTGGAAAGGACCAGATTTTTGGGATCAGACTGCGTATTATAATCTGTGTCTGCCTCAGAGACCAAAGACCATCTGA